In the genome of Paralichthys olivaceus isolate ysfri-2021 chromosome 10, ASM2471397v2, whole genome shotgun sequence, the window gaccCCTGCTGCCAAAACAGGTATGGCCAGTATTGGTTGAGTAATCTGATCCTTAAAGAATGCAGTCTCCTGTAAAAGCATCTCGCTGTTTGTCTCCACCTTTATCGTCACTGTCAGGAGGTGTTACTCACCTTTACTGTGGTCGCTTGTAGTTTCGTACGTTTATCATACATCGACATGAAAAATGGCAGAATGGCATCCATCAGAGGCCTGTGATGTGTGTAACGTTGTACCtctttgtgttgtctttgtgcAGACGGTGGCGTACACGGGTAAGCACGCCCTGCCCAATGACAGCCACAGCAGAGAGATTCTGATCAGACGCCACGCCAGCATCCGTCGCAGCCTCCGACCCCAAAGCTTTCAGACATCGGTAAGAAAGAAGCTCTGTTACTGTGTTTGAAACTGAATCTTTCTACACATGCTCTCAGTCTCTCAATTAAAAGTAGATCATATTGAACCTCATAAGAAGCAGGTAAATTAACTCTTGACAACACTAAgatgaaagtgttttcacagttttaatgCCGTATTCATTATTCTCCTTTCCCGTCTTCCTCTCTAATCTGCTGTTTCGTTCTCAGGCGGTGCCCAAGTCTCATAAGTATTTCTCTCTTCCTGCTGGGAAGAGTCTGGACTCAAAGTTATTTCCTCCAGAAAGACTGAGCTTCACAGGTAAAGCTTCTCAAACCAACTGTAAACCCCTAACATCCAGATTCccctatttattttcttctttaataGATTAAAGGTTTGAAACACTGCAAATCGATAGAAATACTGTATTCTCTgtgatgaaatatttaaaattcactTCATCAGTCAGTCTGATGCCTGAATTAGCTCAACATCTAGTGGACAGAATACCATGAAAATATCTGCACATATTAATTAAGAACAAGCTCGATGAATTTGGGAATCCAGTAACTTTTCCTCTCACGCCCCCATGAGCTTAAAATGTGTAGTTCAGAGATTTGACAAACATGTTGGAGTTTTATAGCCATGCTGAAGAAATCAAATTTGGATATTTTGTGAATAATGTCAATGTGAGAGTAAGgtcgtaataataataaaatctctTTTCCGATTattttatgactttattcttgaaacAAATGTTAGGATCTGAAACTGGTAAGTATGTTGATAAACATTGAACTTGactattagcatttagctcttTAGCTGTGGATTAATGTCGGCAGCATGGCATCTAATGTAATTATTGTCTTGTGGATCATCTTCCTAAATTCAGCCTCTTAGGGAATTCTTTGattttttgtcaaattaaattctgttggttttaaaacagtttgGCTCCACAGTGTGAGTCTTTATGGTTACACTCTCTGCCCACATGCATTTCCTCCTTTTATGGAGCTGTGTAAAACAGTGAGTAGTCATGGGATGATTCAGAATCGTTAAAAAAAGTCTTTTCTCTCAGATGATCAGGAAACCATGTCAGAAGTGGCCTACCCTTCCCGGCGCTCTCGGTTTGGCCAGCCTGCAcgctcctcctccagagccatGATGCCTCTACGAAGGCTGGACACCCTAAAAGAAGTTCCCTCTCTTGACGTTCTGAACGAGGGCAGAAGTGAGAGCGGCGGGAAGGGGCGTGGCATGTCCAGAACAAACTCCTCCTACAGTGAGTCCCATGTGCCCGCTCCTCGCCGTCACTTCAACGCTTCTGCTGACAATAACAACGGCTCAGCTGATGACTTTAGAAATGTGcatcaggaagaagaagaggaagaacaggagCAGCCTTCCTCTCCGCCTCCGGGCTGGGTGGCTGAACGTAGTGACAACTCGACGACACAAAACCCTCTGCTCAGGCGGCCTCAGTGGAACCCGAGGAAGTAAAAATGCTCCTGGGCTTTTAGCGGCAGCTGGACTGCAACCGACTGAGTGTCAAGCAGCTCCAGGAAatctatatataaatgtgtgttcatGGTGTCTAAAGGCCCAATAAGTTAGTGGTGGAGATTCATTCATGTCTTGGAGAACCACCCTTCAAAAAGAGCCAAAATGGACAACAGTCAGTGGCACAGTGCACTATAGTGAAGAGCTGAGTCATATTTCAACAAGTGACTTTTAAACACTTATCTTCCTGTaagatgttttttatgtttaaaggTGACTGTAActtaaactgttttattgtgactAATTATTTCTCTGCTCTTTGTAAATATTggtctttttgtatttttactgtcAACAGCTGTATGATTGAAGATACACATTTTCTTGTAATAAACTTTTCATTCTGGTTAAACCATGAATATAATTTAAGAAATGTGAATGGCACCAACAGAAGAGGAGATGGGAAGTGTGGACATGATATAGTTGAATATTAATAAGTACACAAGCTGCATTTACTTTTAAAGGAGAACTAAAGCTAAAGCCCAGTCAGCTCTGGTTGGCCAGCTGGCCTActcttgtgattggtcaaccatTTCTCTTGAATTACTGGGCTTTGTTAGGAGGTGTATGAGGCTAGCCGCTAGGCGTGCCTTATGCAAATGTAGGGAATTGTGACATCACGATGGTGCAGAAGTTTAGGTCGGACTACTGACgatgtgtttcaggagcttcaggagcagcGTTTTCCCcctttacacacaaaaaactaTACAAGTGATGAAAGATACTAAAAAAGCATTATATGTCTCCTTCAATGTTTCATGTAGAATTCAAAACATAATTGACTCAAACAtagaaaacactttttattcatTGTGACATTTCTTACAAGATTTATCGTCTATAACATGAGCTTAcaccattttcttctttttaaacagTAATTcgatttttaaagaaaactggTGCCTGGAAAACTGAGCTTAGTTCTTTATACGTCCATTTGAACGTAATTTACAATAAAGTAACAAATCTTTGTAACTGTGAAATTTAACAGTCAAAGACTAGAGCACACATTTGCTCATATACCACCGTGGGAACCATTTAAGTTGCAGTGCATTAGAagaaacattgaggtaaaaatgtgtaaaaccaACTTGGCGACTCCTTAAGTACAACAAAGTGATCTATCAATTTATCAACCTCCaacaaggaggttgtgttttcatctgtttgtttgtttgtcagcaggatcacTGGACGGATTGCCACttaacttggtggaaggatgcaaaATGTGTCAAGAAAGATCCAggtatttttttcactttctttaaaatgtgtgtttttcaatattttggttgatttctcagaaaaaaaaaagatcttgatggggaaaaaaaatgaggGTGTCTAGGGAATTTATATTTTCGAGTGTGTATAATTTGGTTAAACAGTAAAAGTTCTTTAGGTGTTTGGTGTTTCATCAGCAGACCTTAACACTTTAGGGATTTTGGACAAAGTTGTGGTTACAAACATACAGTAGAAATCAAAGGCCATATATGTGTTATGAATCCTTTCTCCCAAAAAGTAGGACAGCACTGCTGGTGGTGACAAACCATTTTGACTCAGAAATCTGTCTGCAAAAGGCCAAACTATCAAGAAACATGCTTGAGTGGGACACATGGATCCCACTACTAGTCCTTCACAACTGGCCTCTCACTAGTAAGTGCACTTCTTTGGCTGGTGaatgtgcattttaaatgttttaagttaCTCAGATTTTCCGAGTTTGGCTGTTTTGGTCATTCCTCTCCCGTCCCACTTTGGGATCCTGATGAGCAGTAAACCTACAGCTGCAAGAGCCAGGACCACTCCGAGACTCGGGGGACCACAGGGGCTGAACTCCTGAGCGAGACCCGAAAGGAGGGGAGCCAAGACGCGACCGACAGCTGTAACCGACTGCCCGGCACCAATCAGAGTCCCACTGGCCTGGACCCCTCCCCTCTGCAGCTCTAGGTCTGTGATGCACGTCCGTCCAATGCTGGTGGAAATGGCGaagaaggtggaggagagaacCACCTGCCAAACGTTGGGCGCGGCAGCATAGAGGAAGATAAGTGAGCAGGTGAGCACCGTGGAgtgaagcagcagagcagccaTGTTGTTCCTGTAGAGCTGAGTGACGGGCCCCACCAGGAACCCGGCCAAGGCCCCCAAGGTGCTGCTGTAGCTGATCAGATAACCTGTCATCTTTGGTTTGAGCGAGAAACGCTCCTCCATGGCGAGAGAGAAGTTACTGTAGTAAAGCATGATAGCTATGCCCATCAGAAGACGCACCAGAAAGAGGTCCCACATGTCAGAGGAGGCGACCATTTTTATCCTGGAGCCCACTAACGACAGCTGTCTCCAaacaggctgcagcagagacacctCGCTCCACCGGAGACCACCTTGGTGCTTCCCTGGAGCTGTGGAGTCTGGTTGAGCGTCTCCTGCCGGCAGCGTGTGGTGTCCTTTTGCATGAGAACCATTCTGCACAGACTTCCAACAGTGGTCGTCATGACAACGTTTACTCAGGTCATTGCTGGAGTTTGTGTTACGGTGAACCAGGGTCTCGTTCCACGGCAGCATCCAAACCAGTCCTGGAgcgaaaaacacattttatcacataaaaatgtaatttctctttTCTATTAAATCAGTTATTGCTCTCCATTTTCAACCCACCTGCATTCATGAGGAAGATGGCTGCacaggtgaaggaggaggtaTAAAAGCCCCCTTCATGCTCGGTGAGGTAGCCACCCACCACAGGTCCCAGGATGAAGCCGACACTGGAGGCGGCATTAAAGTGTCCCATCACCAGAGGGCGCTCTGACTCGGACACCAGGTCAGAGAGCAGTGCTCTGCAGATTGACAGGGAGTGCTTGAACAGTCctgagacacacaacagagggGGAGTAAGAACCTGTTTGATTTCCTGCACAGACTTCGGGTTCAAGATATTTTAAAGGAAGTGATTGTTGTGTATTCATGGATTGATTTATTCTTCCCTACAGGCTGTAGGAAACAGCTgttgaaatatgttaaaaaggTTATTTTATTAGATGCACTGGTATCAGTACTCAGCCAATAATAGTAATGGTATCTGTCATTTGAATTTCTGCAGCTTGTGTGAACTTTGAAGAAGCCTCATGTTTTCTGACATGTGGTCCAACTCACCCACAGGTATCCGTGCGAGGACAAACAAAGGGATGCTGGTGGACATCCCCAGCAGGCCGTAGCCGAGAGCACTCAGCAgcagacaggtgagcagagagTACCTCCGTCCCACCACGTCACTCCAGCTGCCCTGCCACACGCGCACCGGGAATGACACATaaccacaaactgaactaaatatTTTCCAGGACATTCAGAGAACAGTTTAAGGATATTTCTACAATCATCTGGAGAAAAGTACAAATTTGACTTTTGACACAATAGATATTTTCTTTGAGCCTGACTTAAACATCCCAAAACCGAGCAGCCAAGGATGTTATACAAGCCTTTATTGGATTATCACCCCCTCTTTGGCTCTCACTCACTCGAAATAATAAAATTAGGACCAATTGAGTTTACTGTGTTCTGTACATAATCGGGTGGGCTTATCATAGAGACCAAGCTGTTCCTGTATCTGTACATTTATCGTGATTCAGCTGCTCTGCACAAGGGAATCGACAGATGACTCCTTATCCGTTTAATTTGTCGCATGACCCCTGAGAATGACCAATTTCAGGGCTGTGGGCGGCAGCAGAAAGATGTGGAGAGCGTCTTACATCAAATGCCTCGCTCGTGGCAGAGTggttgtgcatgtttgagttACTTCCTGACAGCTTGTTTATGGTTTATGATTTTTCAGCGCACCATGCTGGACGTTAAGtctgcctgcgtgtgtgtgaacatgcaaAGTAACTGGATATGTTGTGTGACCACAATTGTCTTAAAACGACCagtgtttattgttttcatgaaatacCAGAGATGACATTGAATTCCACCATTTTGGCCACTGGCTGTGAGCATGCCTTGTCAAGCAGCAGAGACTGGACAGACAGttagagacaaagacagaaagagggaaacCACGTCAATACTTACAACTATTGTGCTTGAGAAGAACTGTAAGATCCCATATGTAGACACTGCAACAgtttcacatttatttgaattcatgttAGAAAGTAGTCACAGAGCATCATGTCTTTAAAACATATGAGCCTAAAGTGATTATGCTTTTGTAAATGTATAACATGAGATTCAGTATTAACTGCTTATACAATAAGGCAAACCcagtgactgtaaataaagaaactaaactAATTACAAACATAACTTATCAGAAACTATGAACaatcatcagtgtgataagaactacctaaaatgatgGAAAGCATCTAAAAAAATTTATAATTTCactccatgtcccatccacaagGAGGAGgcgaggtttatgacctatactgcagtcagccccCAGGTGGAGATCAAGACGctatggcttcactttttggcgAGCTGTCATGCCATCTTAACGTGTAGAGTCTTAAATCATATTTCATATCATCATTGTATGTTaatcgtttacattttaaaatgagagcATGAgttataaaatatgaattagaGTTTCTTAAATGACATGTTCAATTTCTTGTTTCATGTCCCActgaaactctctctctcatctctcactgCAGCTTGAGCAACACATAAGTAGACGAAAGCACTGGCAAATTGAAAAACACAACGATCACTCTCCACAgttctgttttgttctttgCAACTAAcactgtttctgtatttgccTGTGTTTTCTGTATCCAGTTCATTCATTAATTAGTTAGCTGATTTTATTGGAAATGTGTTGTGATGTATCTCATCCTCAGATGAGCAGATCAATCCTTGGTTGTAAAACCTGTTTTCCAGGCTGCAAACTGATTTTGCATTAATAATTAGGATGCAACAAAGGAACCTATATCTGCTGCTACAGAAgctgaataaaatatttgtttgtattagACACACCTTACCTACTATACCGGCCACAGTGGGACTGGCTCCAAGAGCCTTCACGTGGTGGCTCAGCAGCGGGATGATCATGCTCACCCCAAACAAGTCCTGAGAAAGAGTGAGGAGGTGAAGGGGAGAGAATGAAACCAGATACATCAAACTGATATTCACAGTAGAAACCTGTACATCACACAGACAATATAAAACCAGCGCTGAGTGTTCATCACAGAGAGTCTGGACAAAGTTATGAAAGTCCAACAAAGCTGTTCATCCTGTTTATCTGCGTTGCTCAAAAGAAGCTTGATTCAAGTCACACAGCAATTCCTTCAGTGTCCCACCAGTGTCCAACCTATTACACTAATTGCTTAACTTTCAGTAGCATTACTGTGCCGGCCGacattttctgtcttctccTGTGCATGAATGTGAGCTGCACCGGATctttaacacatttatttcaaccACACAGGCTAAATGTGAAGTTAAATCTGTGAAAAATGACTTGGGTTCTCACTATTatactttcttttaaaaatatgtacAACTGCCAAATGATTGATTAACATAACTTTTGTCATGGAGATCATGTCCTTGTTTTCAAGTAAGGACTAGTCCTCTGCAACATGTTTTTCTAACAGTGAAGCTTTGAAGAGGCACACCTCAATACACAGGTGTCAAAACAACCTGCCATTTCCCACCTGCCGCCCTAATGCTGCACCTGAAGATACAATTCAAAATAACCAAACACACCAAATCTGTGTGTAAATAACATACATTAATTTTGATTTATAAGTGTTTAACTTGTATAATTTAGTCTATGTCAATAATCATCTATCCTGAGTTAGCTTGGCCACATATAGTTCCATCATATTTTTCCAATTTACAAAGAATGTTTTATAATCCTTTAACTGTATCTCTGCAGGAGACTATTTAAACCACAATTGACAaaagtgttttactttttttccaaTTCTATCTGCAGGTGATTCTGACATTAGATTTGTGTCagatttgttcattttcttgACGAAgaaacttttacattttactgcTGAAGATGTGTTGAATGTTGAAAGAAGATGATCAAGTTGCAATTAAGActtcatacatttatatttagtacaataacatatttattagtatttaaatacttttaaagacCCGATTTACCTGAATTAACTTCTCTCTCAGTGAGAATGTTtagaaaattatattaaaaatatattttaaaaaactattaTTTGCATATAATAAGACTTTTAACATGTAACTGGCTTCATCATGACCATTGTACTCAGATTCCAGGGTGCTTTTCTGATTCCAATGCAGACAGGCTGGAACTCCTGGAGGAGTATTTACTGTATCCACATGAAACCTGTGAGGGCATGACGCTGCGGTGCGGACCAGCTGACAGCTACTCACCAGGAAGCCCACCACACAGATGCATTGTTGGGTCCTCGTCCTTCCTGCGGGTCGGAGACATGAAGGACGACATGTCAGCTCGTTCATCCTCCAGCTGTGACGGTGCAGCGGCTGCGGCCAAAGCGCAGCGGCTCTTCCGCTCCACTCAACCAACGCGTCTCCGTCCCGGCCGGGCGGGGGTCTCACGGGCAGGGAAGAGCTGCCGGCTTGGGACCCTCTGCTCGGATGTGCCCGCTGTGAACGGTGGTAGATTTGAAACACAAGTGTAAAACCCGAGTCCGTCCATTAATGTCGCTGTACAAGTCGCGGTTCATCTTTGTCCCGGGTTGAATCGTCGCGTTGCTCGCGCTGACTCCCCCCGCGGCGGCTCCCACAGATGGACTCTTCCACTGACGTCACAGGAATGAATCCCGGAAATTGTCATccatgaagaaaaagaaaaatgttcaaTGGAGGAGAAACATGAAAAGTTTTTATTGAGCTGATGAAGACTTAAAGACCTCtaatggaacaaaaaaaatactgtgaTTTCATAATTGAGcatgtatttaattaattaattaattaattttctatTATGGTTTTAataattgttattttatgtCATTTCCTTTGTGCATAATGTGATCTGTTATGTATGATTTGTCAATGCCCTGTTGTTTGTACATTTCAAGTTTTCAATACAAAAAACGTTTTGTAGAGATTACTTGAAATCTGGAAAGTTTTGATtctataaaaagtaaaaatgataaatcttgttgtatatttgtttttatttcaatgctTGATTATGTTTATACATATGTACAATGTCTTATTAAATGTGTTATCAACACTTGTAACTGGTACAGTTGTTTACTTGacaattataaaataaacagaaaaacatttacgTCACGCTCACTGCCATGATAAAGatgaatgaattaaacaaatagaaacaaagcaaacaactAAATGACAATTGTCAATCACACCATCCATCCTTTTCATAAACAATACTGGTGAAGGCATATTCGCTTTTGACTGTGTGGAGCAACTGAGTCACTCTGTCACCACCTGCTGGACAAACTGTCCAAAACattacaaacaacacaacactcaAATTAATTCAGggagtttttttacattttttactgGCAGCAGTACTCGAATATCAGTATATTTCTATGAGCTAGGAAATCTCTTTATCACAAAGATCCGAAAAGTCACGAAGTAACACATTATTGTTGAGTTGTCTCCAGAGTTTGGTGGTTGTTTCAGTTCGTGAGCTTATACGTTCAAATACAGTTTATAATAATCCAAATACATGAACCATAAACATATCATAATTTGCATAATTGCATATACTAGTTTTTATGCcattcatattcatttatattttgtatatttacttACACTTAAGTAGTGCATTCATATTATTACTTACTGTTGCctattttgactcttgctgctgtaatattgcaaagTTCTCCCCATTGTAGGAATAATAAAGGTAtatctgaaactgaaaactaaCCAGTCTCACCAGCAGCTGCTTACATGAAGGCCAGGAAAGAGATGCTCAATTTATCAAAATGGAACTCAGACTGTTGGTATagaacacccacacacccacacacatacacacacacacaggcctgggTCACATCAGTGTGTAAATTGGCCAGTGTCTACATTTAGGTTCACTGCTAAATGTTCCCCTTAGATGCTAATAAACCAGAGTTTTCTCCACCTCACTTTGACATGTATACTACAAAATAAGTTTTTAATCCTGTTTCTACTTTAGTACATAATTTAACGGTCACCAGAATAAGATTCAGGTTACTACTGTTTCAGAGAAGGTTTAAACCATTTCTGTTTTGTCAAGTCGTGTGGCCGTTTGTTTATGTtaaacttctttcttttctgtgtgcATTAGTGTCACTGTAGTGTCACTTGTATTCACTTCTTTTATTCAGAGCACGTTTGCAGATCGTTTTATAATATTGATCAATTTACTTCTATTTTGATGTTCAGCCCTTTGTATAAATTCAATTTAGATTTATTTGACATAGCACTATTTCCCAGAGCAAAGTCACTGTCATAATGTGCctctcataaataaaataacgccagtaaataatagatatatacagtaaaagACAATGCAAACAGAAGCATAATAAAAATGCATGGTTTCAAAACTATAAAGCACAAGGTGAGACAAAGGCTGATTTGAATAAATGGGTTTTCAGTTTATAGGCTAAAACAGATGCTGCAGAACGAAGTCGGTAGAAAGACAATTCCATAAAGTTGGAACCATAACTTTAAATCCACTGACACCTTTTAGTTTTAAGACAAGCACATGGGATGACCACTACCTTCATTTTCGGTATTTTGTTTCATGTAATTTATGTTGCATATCTGTAAAATCACTTAAATGTGTATGTTTAgtttaacatttataaaactcatttttataattatttcaaataaactgGCGTCTGATACAAATAGAATTGATGCAGAAAAGGATCTTTTGCACTAAATTCACCCCCACCTTCAGGAAATGgtacatggtgtgtgtgtctgtttatgagTATGTTGTGCTGGTGGGGCAGAAGCTTTGGTGCAGGGCTACACCTCGTTTCTGTCCGTTCAGTCTCACCCTGGCTTGACATTCCCGTACAGATGCCGGGTGTCCAGTTGCCACGGGTTATTTCTGTGATGATCCCCCTTTCCTTCACACGCTCAGCCCCAAGCAGCCGCCCTCAATCAGACCCCCAAAATAGCCCAGGGCTGTTGGGTGTGGGTGGTATGGCTGCAGACCCCAGAGGAGGGTACAGTGCAGAGGAGACATGTGCATAACTTTGTCTTCCCATAACACAGACAGGAGGGACAGGAGAGGAGTCAAGATCCTGTGACCCCACCACCCTATCTCACTCAGCGGATACCACAGTGCAAGAGGAGTGGCTGTTTCTGCCTCTGCTTGTCACATGCGCTCACTGT includes:
- the mfsd9 gene encoding major facilitator superfamily domain-containing protein 9, giving the protein MNELTCRPSCLRPAGRTRTQQCICVVGFLDLFGVSMIIPLLSHHVKALGASPTVAGIVVSTYGILQFFSSTIVGSWSDVVGRRYSLLTCLLLSALGYGLLGMSTSIPLFVLARIPVGLFKHSLSICRALLSDLVSESERPLVMGHFNAASSVGFILGPVVGGYLTEHEGGFYTSSFTCAAIFLMNAGLVWMLPWNETLVHRNTNSSNDLSKRCHDDHCWKSVQNGSHAKGHHTLPAGDAQPDSTAPGKHQGGLRWSEVSLLQPVWRQLSLVGSRIKMVASSDMWDLFLVRLLMGIAIMLYYSNFSLAMEERFSLKPKMTGYLISYSSTLGALAGFLVGPVTQLYRNNMAALLLHSTVLTCSLIFLYAAAPNVWQVVLSSTFFAISTSIGRTCITDLELQRGGVQASGTLIGAGQSVTAVGRVLAPLLSGLAQEFSPCGPPSLGVVLALAAVGLLLIRIPKWDGRGMTKTAKLGKSE